Proteins encoded together in one Theileria parva strain Muguga chromosome 3 map unlocalized ctg_530, whole genome shotgun sequence window:
- a CDS encoding RING finger protein 5 yields MDKVSVWKPSEHDLPHSELDEIGKNISNFNGNYAKRNFSNKFNMEPRTSSLKKLNNLENTLIEHMGKRRSHNINNLNQFIYNTRKRTSTYKIVNDNNILYDNNKLHNTDLNKHNIFNQNNGGINDISDMDTTTSSTSYTDSTPISAGNTVDNFNNTKVVSTNIVGTGNTTGKSSNKTSNVSTSNVGNVGAENKNKSESDSKSMTKAEFQRRMAVLTSWYNKLPIIISRKDNSIQIPKRVTVLPKEKNPILIESEYGLDVRFNLTILIDILTCPLCKGLFHNAQTIRDCMHTFCKSCLILSTFENGLVCPTCFSPILSSITEGVEPDTNIQTIVDKLFPHFAQNEQKLIDEMKERKKNYKISLQDNKISDTVDTKIPDLIDNKISEDNKITQQDNKIIVQDNKIPDVLDTKIVDTVDDKKLCEVTETTIGQHKEIVVQGSKTTNEKDKEIAVQVNKPTVELDSKSIDQDNKDVHQQDSKDVFVQHSKTTIEQDKEIVVQDSKTTIGQHKEIIEQHSKTTIEQEKNFSNIDNKISEDNKGVEQDIKIDNNNARLISSDQNKKRSNKTPLIRIEEEKKTEAREVITEEPKEEIMYRKTKISDPTETFLRELNKCKDLTRFFESVSCLALVHVSDNQMNGPFNDITQQMGYLGDRLRLNMSGRYPRKYICVPKRIRVIDIVRYLANELLLGPKYNVVFMLKNLVLQKTYTIEFIFQTFKIDASKCVVFRYEIVQHENSS; encoded by the exons ATGGATAAAGTATCTGTATGGAAACCCTCAGAACATGATCTGCCACATTCTGAGCTTGATGaaattggtaaaaatatctcaaattttaatggaaACTATGCTAAACggaatttttcaaataaatttaatatggAACCCAGAACTAGTTCTTTAAAAAAACTTAACAATTTGGAGAACACTCTAATTGAACATATGGGAAAGAGACGATCtcataatattaataatcttaatcaatttatttataatactaGAAAACGAACGTCTACTTACAAAATCGTTAATGATAACAACATTCtttatgataataataaattacacaaTACTGATctaaataaacataatatCTTTAACCAAAATAATGGAGGAATCAATGATATATCCGATATGGATACCACTACTAGTAGTACTAGTTATACTGATAGCACTCCCATTAGTGCTGGCAATACTGTGgataatttcaataataCGAAGGTTGTGAGTACTAATATTGTGGGTACTGGTAATACAACAGGAAAATCTAGTAATAAGACCAGTAATGTGAGTACTTCCAATGTGGGAAATGTGGGAGctgagaataaaaataagagTGAAAGTGACTCAAAATCAATGACTAAAGCTGAGTTTCAAAGAAGGATGGCAGTACTTACATCGTGGTACAATAAATTGCCAATAATAATCAGTAGAAAGGATAACTCAATTCAAATTCCTAAAAGGGTTACTGTGCTACCGAAAGAAAAGAACCCAATTCTTATTGAAAGTGAATATGGTCTCGATGTCAGATTCAATTTAACAATTCTAATTGATATCTTAACTTGCCCGTTATGTAAAGGTTTATTCCACAATGCACAAACTATTAGGGATTGTATGCACACTTTCTGCAAAAGCTGTCTCATATTATCCACTTTTGAAA ATGGATTGGTGTGCCCGACGTGTTTTTCGCCGATACTTTCAAGTATAACCGAGGGAGTGGAACCGGATACAAATATACAAACAATAGTGGATAAATTGTTCCCGCACTTTGCTCAAAATGAACAGAAACTAATAGATGAAATGAAAGAAAGAAAAAAgaactataaaattagcCTACAAGATAACAAGATTAGTGATACTGTAGATACTAAGATTCCGGATCTTATAGATAATAAGATTAGTgaagataataaaattactcaaCAAGATAACAAGATTATCGTACAAGATAATAAGATTCCGGATGTTTTAGATACTAAGATTGTTGATACTGTAGATGATAAAAAACTATGTGAAGTTACTGAGACTACTATTGGACAACATAAGGAGATTGTTGTACAAGGGAGTAAGACTACTAATGAAAAGGATAAGGAAATTGCTGTACAAGTTAATAAACCTACTGTTGAACTGGATAGTAAAAGTATTGATCAAGATAATAAGGATGTGCATCAACAAGATAGTAAGGATGTGTTCGTACAACACAGTAAAACTACTATTGAACAGGATAAGGAAATTGTTGTACAAGATAGTAAAACTACTATTGGACAACATAAGGAGATTATTGAACAACACAGTAAAACTACTATTGAACAGGAAAAGAATTTTAGTAATATAGATAATAAGATTAGTGAAGATAATAAAGGTGTTGAACaagatattaaaattgataataataatgcACGTTTGATAAGCAGTGACCAAAATAAGAAAAGGAGTAATAAAACGCCTTTAATAAGAATTGAAGAAGAAAAGAAAACTGAGGCTAGAGAGGTGATTACTGAAGAACCGAAGGAGGAAATAATGTATCGcaaaactaaaatttcaGACCCAACAGAAACTTTCTTAAGGGAGTTAAACAAGTGTAAAGACTTGACTAGGTTTTTTGAAAGTGTGTCATGTCTGGCATTGGTCCATGTTTCTGATAACCAGATGAATGGACCTTTCAATGATATAACACAGCAAATGGGATATTTGGGGGATAGATTACGCTTAAATATGTCAGGAAGATATCCAAGAAAGTATATCTGTGTGCCTAAAAGGATACGGGTTATAGATATTGTGCGTTATCTGGCCAACGAACTCTTGCTTGGACCGAAATATAATGTAGTCTTCATGCTGAAGAATCTCGTCCTCCAAAAAACATATACTATCgagtttatttttcaaaccTTTAAAATCGATGCCTCAAAATGCGTTGTTTTCAGATACGAAATTGTACAACACGAAAATAGTTCATAA
- a CDS encoding PUB domain protein, with translation MSVESPTIPDEEADLLFKVNSIEYFEDVDSDYDDNLNKLLKQISKDEKERESLLYLLKILENVLLDPTNLKTRRIRRSNKIFVKYISNNHLFLELFTFFGFVIVEEFYVLQHVYFHRLIYSYNSLINTLHSSFNLNYKSLQPHFFDPFKSYKHNSNTYSNSDYFEIISKDETKSIIDDTVKEISEKDESQSKLEDWNPVITIETNVKPCKKLQPEPLDTSKPTVSSLIKMYNIGKNENFESRSKKQLETLKSKSEFAKKCPVVEVKIKFPKSTTLTIQVPVKSLVKNIRRNIQTILVDELSLDDWHLVEFPIRRKIRDEKTLLEEDIMFKSILHFTFTDPTRERFQVIKQDFLSNLIKSD, from the exons atgtCAGTGGAATCACCAACAATTCCTGATGAAGAGGCcgatttattatttaaggTGAATTCTATCGAATATTTTGAGGATGTTGACTCTGATtatgatgataatttaaataaactattaaaacaaatctctaag GATGAGAAAGAGAGGGAAAGTTTACTATATTTACTGAAAATTCTGGAAAATGTTTTATTGGATCCCACTAATCTAAAAACCAGGCGTATTCGCAGGAGTAATAagatttttgtaaaatacaTCTCCAATAATCACCTTTTTCTTGAATTGTTTACCTTCTTTGGCTTTGTTATTGTTGAAGAGTTTTACGTACTTCAACATGTTTACTTTCATCGACTAATTTACTCTTATAATTCCCTAATCAACACACTACACAGTTCTTTTAACCTGAATTATAAATCACTCCAACCACACTTTTTCGACCCTTTTAAGTCCTATAAACACAATTCCAATACTTACTC caATTCTGATTATTTTGAGATCATTTCCAAGGATGAAACTAAATCTATCATTGACGATACTGTTAAGGAAATTTCA GAGAAGGATGAATCTCAGTCAAAGCTGGAAGATTGGAACCCTGTAATTACAATTGAAACTAATGTGAAACcctgtaaaaaattacaacCTGAACCCTTGGATACATCTAAGCCCACTGTATCTTCCCTAATAAAG ATGTATAATATTGGAAAAAATGAGAACTTCGAGTCTAGATCTAAGAAACAGCTTGAAACGCTAAAGAGCAAGTCTGAATTTGCCAAAAAATGCCCCGTTGTTgaggttaaaattaagtttcCAAAGTCAACTACTCTTACAATTCAAGTTCCAGTAAAATCTCTGGTAAAAAACATAAGAAGGAACATCCAGACCATTCTCGTTGATGAGCTTTCTCTGGATGACTGGCATCTTGTTGAGTTTCCTATCCGCAGAAAAATCCGAGATGAAAAAACTCTTTTAGAGGAGGATATCATGTTTAAATCAATTCTCCACTTTACTTTCACTG ATCCCACTCGTGAACGATTTCAAGTCATTAAACAGGACTTTTTAAGCAATCTTATTAAATCTgattaa
- the Lig1 gene encoding DNA ligase I ATP-dependent (dnl1) family protein: MLLYSIFLHIAVRTAVFNLIFNYSDTFLLNSRTKMINSLNIRNYFGGQTREPSNDSSPEDSENTRTPARLFNSQKNENLDELFTDSSVQEITESEFRRSVMGDAKPKDDNEPTNVSDPKDDNETKLTKSDLKDDNEMKLTRLDQSDVKSLLKLEKKALKKEFDDEPAVGSLFNIYIKKCDSNDDITSSRFDPALFDITPYFPSTMCGKPNNSILFSLVSSVLQKSDDIFCTGKGSRKSVLTLLANFYRVLIYYNPPDVIPVTYLLLNRICPEYENIEIGVGDSLIIKSMSEAYSKSEKNIKSNDNNNVVLKKYEDLGLVAAASSCTSQLLFKLPENTISGVFNHFRSIAAVTGKNSNNHKKEIIKKLLITAKKVESKYIIRSLQQRLRIGIGLNTIFQCIADAFYLTRPGTVNPVKVGENTGKALTKPIGDVRTEDTPPKYTIEDMEFSVKTAITMLPNIEKVVGHLLDNDNSEQLVEHCKITPGIPVRPMLAKPVNDQAEILQALGGDNVTFTCEYKYDGERVQIHLLKDKSIKLFSRNMENLMEKYPDVVEHFKKSIKPDLEECIIDCEVVPVDDENKILSFQSLSTRKRKDVNPNNVSVRVCLFLFDILYLNGESLVTEPLSKRREHLYNCVNTVPGTVVFAENRNFQSIEHIDDFLKSALQGLRYGAYSCEGLMIKTLDDKATYEPQARSNKWIKYKKDYITGLADSVDLVPIGAFFGKGKRISVFGSYLLAVYDPMQEVYQALCKTGTGFTDQALKDLHDSLQKDITKTKPSFYDVSEKMEPDVWFLPKKVWECKAADLSLSPVYTAANRLNANEKGIGLRFPRFLRVREDKKPEEATTSDQIFDMYMNQFNK; the protein is encoded by the exons ATGTTGCTATACTCCATATTCTTGCACATTGCTGTTAGGACCGCTGTTTTTAAcctcatttttaattattccGACACATTTCTATTAAACTCGAGAAcaaaaatgattaattCACTTAATATCAG GAATTATTTTGGTGGCCAAACCCGTGAGCCTTCCAATGATTCCTCGCCCGAAGATTCCGAAAATACCAGAACACCCGCGAGGCTATTCAATTCCCAGAAGAATg aaaatctGGATGAACTGTTCACAGATTCAA GTGTTCAGGAAATAACCGAGAGTGAGTTTAGAAGGTCAGTTATGGGAGACGCGAAGCCAAAAGATGACAATGAGCCTACTAATGTATCTGACCCAAAAGATGACAATGAGACCAAACTGACGAAATCTGACTTAAAAGATGATAATGAGATGAAGTTGACAAGACTTGACCAGTCCGATGTAAAAAGTCTTTTGAAGTTGGAAAAGAAGGCCCTCAAGAAGGAATTTGATGATGAGCCTGCGGTTGGTTcactatttaacatttatataaagaAATGTGATAGTAACGACGACATAACTTCTTCCAGATTTGACCCAGCACTCTTCGACATCACTCCCTACTTCCCCTCCACCATGTGCGGAAAACCAAACAACTCCATCCT ATTTTCATTGGTATCGAGTGTGTTGCAGAAGTCGGATGACATATTTTGTACCGGGAAAGGGAGTAGGAAGTCGGTGTTAACGTTGTTGGCGAATTTCTACCGAGTACTCATCTACTATAATCCGCCAGATGTGATCCCAGTGACTTATTTGCTACTAAACAG AATATGCCCCGAATAtgaaaatattgaaattgGAGTTGGAGACTCCCTAATCATCAAGTCAATGTCAGAAGCCTACAGCAAATCCGAAAAAAACATCAAATCAA atgataataataatgtagtGTTGAAGAAGTATGAGGATTTGGGTTTGGTGGCGGCTGCGAGTAGCTGCACATCTCAATTACTCTTCAAGTTACCTGAAAATACAATTTCTGGCgtttttaatcattttagATCAATTGCCGCAGTCACCGGGAAAAACTCAAATAACCATAAAAAGGAAATC ataaaaaaattgttaataacGGCAAAAAAGGTTGAATCgaagtatataataagatCACTGCAGCAGAGGCTGAGAATTGGTATTGGTCTTAACACGATTTTCCAA TGTATTGCTGACGCGTTTTACTTGACAAGGCCTGGGACTGTCAACCCCGTGAAAGTTGGAGAAAATACCGGGAAAGCGTTAACTAAGCCAATTGGAGATGTGAGAACTGAGGATACCCCCCCTAAGTACACAATTGAAGATATGGAATTCTCAGTGAAGACAGCAATAACGATGTTACCGAACATAGAGAAGGTTGTAGGACACTTACTTGATAATGATAACAGTGAACAGTTGGTAGAACACTGTAAGATTACACCTGGAATACCTGTAAGACCAATGCTAGCGAAACCAGTCAACGATCAAGCAGAGATCCTCCAAGCTCTCGGAGGAGATAACGTCACCTTCACTTGTGAATACAAATACGATGGCGAAAGAGTACAAATTCATCTTCTCAAAGATAAATCCATCAA GTTGTTTAGTAGAAATATGGAGAATTTGATGGAGAAGTATCCTGATGTGGTGGAACATTTCAAAAAGTCTATAAAGCCAGATTTAGAAGAATGCATTATCGATTGCGAAGTGGTTCCAGTagatgatgaaaataagATCCTATCATTCCAATCTCTGTCAACAAGGAAAAGAAAAGACGTTAATCCCAAc AATGTGTCGGTGAGGGTGTGTTTGTTTCTCTTTGACATATTATACTTGAACGGAGAATCATTGGTGACTGAACCGCTTTCAAAGAGGAGAGAGCATTTGTACAATTGTGTGAACACCGTACCTGGGACAGTAGTTTTTGCAGAAAACAGAAACTTCCAGTCAATTGAACATATCGATGATTTCTTAAAATCAGCACTACAAGGTTtgcgttacggtgctt ATTCTTGTGAAGGATTGATGATAAAAACCTTGGATGATAAGGCGACGTATGAACCCCAGGCAAGATCAAACAAGTGGATAAAGTACAAAAAAGATTACATTACGGGTTTAGCTGATTCTGTCGATTTAGTCCCCATTGGCGCTTTCTTTGGAAAG GGAAAGAGAATAAGTGTGTTTGGATCATATTTGTTGGCTGTGTATGATCCAATGCAGGAAGTATATCAGGCACTTTGTAAAACTGGAACAGGCTTTACGGATCAGGCTCTGAAGGATTTGCACGACTCACTTCAGAAGGATATTACGAAAACTAAGCCAAGTTTCTACGACGTTTCAGAAAAAATG GAGCCGGATGTGTGGTTTTTACCTAAAAAAGTCTGGGAGTGTAAAGCCGCAGATTTGTCCCTTTCACCAGTTTACACTGCCGCAAATAGATTAAACGCAAATGAAAAG GGGATTGGATTGAGGTTTCCTAGATTCTTAAGGGTTAGAGAAGATAAGAAACCAGAAGAAGCTACCACAAGTGATCAAATTTTTGACATGTATATGAAccaatttaacaaataa
- a CDS encoding putative carnitine deficiency-associated family protein, with amino-acid sequence MDKSILDKKLKTLGYDPPEDYATSFGELVLKLEEEQIKHYTGNKLEKFKSSKGSDWNKLLKNYSEDLKLNLPAEFYDKNQFSDEKKLFLLNKLLNLSISSLYNHTSSDLEDKSSNSSTNQSFLRESDKLVINQLNLFLEELDLPLLNSDSKSSEVKSALELYLKLNHKHAGENTHNQIQDGKLLNNFLNDYSQGLKDNNDFIHLLRSLYTDDLCKLQSETIWITKEFSKLLKP; translated from the exons atggaTAAATCAATTCTTGATAAAAAACTCAAAACTTTGGGATATGATCCACCGGAAGATTACGCGACATCATTCGGTGAATtggtattaaaattagaagaAGAACAAATCAAACATTACACCGGAAATAAGCttgaaaagtttaaatCTTCAAAAGGCTCAGATTGGAACAAACTACTGAAAAAC tacTCAGAAGATTTAAAGTTGAATCTTCCTGCTGAAttttatgataaaaatcaattttctgacgaaaaaaaattatttttactaaataaaCTGTTAAATCTATCAATTTCCAGCCTTTACAATCACACCTCAAGTG aTTTGGAAGACAAATCTTCTAATTCATCCACAAATCAATCATTCTTGCGTGAATCTGacaaattagtaataaatcaattaaatttgtttttggAGGAACTTGACCTTCCATTGCTGAATTCTGACAGTAAATCATCAGAAGTTAAATCAGCACTTGAACtttacttaaaattaaaccaCAAACACGCTGGTGAAAACACACACAATCAAATCCAGGATGGCAAACttctaaataattttctaaacGACTATTCGCAAGGATTAAAGgataataatgattttattCACCTTCTAAGATCATTATACA ctGATgatttgtgtaaattacAATCTGAAACTATTTGGATAACAAAGgaattttctaaattacTTAAgccataa
- a CDS encoding SET domain protein, protein MKVSKNSGQADFNNLISFSGDDEEELVMLSKDEMSKGETIVNIPLKSCISLDSTIQDLVNSINKYSSSNPKFANYLQYTSGLLQFDRGNFIKSNMNDKLSGQDKLQPTCLDHKFSEFVAYKRILTLKSLILCDLILSIDNTTNTSNPYERFNSVNSYEKELLLLTMALSSEYFLNSISQVLNRNIRTSHSKFIDLKKKWLKWLFNKKVSHIPLMFDKGSVEQIQEPIIQNKIVQRKLALTELFSLFTDPLSVIRDKIESLTSGSIDLAGLEEYLLNNNIKHEVFSENIFKISKSEVNYILTNTNNITDSVNNVDTVNTANLHNDVIDRINSMMNFESILNFFCTINSHIIRPKIDKTIDNTQYYYMLNTASGINCHIVDFINFDVNGDNAVDSVNSVNSVTELRCGYLVPLISLCNHSNSKPNSDISLMYSDGELSFNLKTNTDISAGSEILFSYGDYDNNTLLLDYGFVSGDEGDNWVLMSLDNDLVRDSAKKNEVDHLLPSIFPEGIPKEKLDLIKQLNLIEVNDKGDLTEIYSDPYFDGMPIVKYMEFNQRFMANTSDVQSNLYYSTNSKQDRTIHVDKPVDYPDNWIDYSQNVNNIIKINSDGIIDHRLILLIKIILCKTKKKLEWIKNQNPELLSKSINSPIDHKAFEVVSSIPLLYFDNKYDKSLFDDICSLNVSRGILKNLMLTAHAMRRKIPFYKCSHYYRSISSNPINTIDTRNGPNKTGIEVGT, encoded by the exons ATGAAGGTTTCTAAAAATAGTGGTCAAGCtgattttaacaatttaatatcATTTTCCGGAGATGATGAAGAGGAACTAGTGATGTTGAGTAAAGATGAAATGAGTAAAGGGGAaactatagttaatattccCTTAAAATCTTGCATATCTCTTGATTCAACTATTCAAGATCTCGtgaatagtattaataaatacaGCTCAAGTAATCCAAAATTTgctaattatttacaatacACTTCTGGATTATTGCAATTTGATAGAGggaattttattaaatctaaCATGAATGATAAATTGAGTGGACAAGACAAACTCCAACCCACTTGTTTGGATCATAAATTTAGTGAATTTGTAGCATATAAAAGAATCTTGACATTAAAATCACTAATACTATGTGATTTGATATTATCAATTGATAATACAACGAACACTTCAAATCCTTATGAAAGGTTTAACTCTGTAAATTCATATGAAAAAGAATTATTACTACTGACTATGGCACTTAGTTCAGAGTATTTTCTTAACTCTATTTCACAAGTATTAAATCGCAACATTAGGACATCACATTCTAAATTCATTGATTTGAAGAAAAAATGGTTAAAATggttatttaataaaaaagtaTCCCATATACCGTTGATGTTTGATAAAGGATCTGTGGAACAAATACAGGAACctattatacaaaataaaatagtacAGAGAAAACTAGCTTTAACTGAGTTGTTCTCACTATTTACTGATCCATTATCTGTTATCAGGGATAAAATCGAAAGTCTCACTAGTGGTTCTATTGATTTGGCTGGATTAGaagaatatttattaaataataacataaaaCATGAAGTTTTTTCAGAAaacattttcaaaattagtaaatctGAAGTTAACTATATTCTCACCAACACCAATAATATTACTGATAGTGTTAATAACGTGGATACTGTTAATACCGCCAATTTACATAATGATGTAATTGATAgaataaatagtatgatGAATTTTGagagtattttaaatttcttttGTACCATAAATTCGCATATTATTAGGcctaaaattgataaaactATTGATAATACacaatactattatatgCTTAATACTGCCAGTGGTATTAACTGTCATATTgttgattttattaacttcGACGTTAATGGTGATAATGCTGTAGATTCCGTTAACTcagttaatagtgttacTGAGTTGAGATGTGGTTATTTAGTCCCTTTAATATCATTGTGTAATCATAGTAATTCTAAACCTAATTCCGATATTTCACTCATGTACTCAGATGGAGaattatcatttaatttaaaaactaaCACTGATATATCTGCTGGTTCTGAGATTTTATTCAGTTATGGAGATTATGACAATAATACACTATTACTGGATTACGGGTTTGTTTCTGGTGATGAGGGTGATAATTGGGTTTTAATGAGTTTAGACAATGATTTGGTGAGAGATTCAGCAAAAAAGAACGAAGTTGATCATTTACTGCCTTCAATATTCCCTGAAGGTATTCCAAAGGAGAAACTTGACCTAATAAAACAGTTGAATTTAATTGAAGTTAATGATAAAGGTGACCTTACAGAGATATACTCCGATCCTTATTTTGATGGAATGCCAATAGTAAAGTATATGGAATTCAATCAAAGGTTCATGGCTAATACGAGTGATGTACagtcaaatttatattactCAACTAATTCCAAACAAGATCGAACAATTCACGTTGATAAACCAGTAGATTATCCTGACAACTGGATTGATTATTCTCAAAACgtcaataatattattaaaatcaattcaGATGGAATCATCGATCACAGATTAATACTACTAATCAAA ataatattgtgtaaaacGAAAAAGAAATTGGAGTGGATTAAAAACCAAAACCCTGAATTACTTTCAAAATCGATAAACTCACCAATTGat CATAAAGCGTTTGAAGTGGTCTCTAGTAttccattattatattttgataacaaatatgataaatcaCTGTTTGATGATATTTGTTCTCTAAATGTTTCAAGAGGAattttgaagaatttgatGTTAACAGCACATGCGATGAGACGAAAAATACCATTTTACAAGTGTTCCCACTATTACAGGAGTATATCATCAAACCCTATCAACACCATTGATACTAGAAATGGTCCCAATAAAACTGGAATAGAAGTTGGCACCTAA
- a CDS encoding putative integral membrane protein, with the protein MDKESETALSDVNKLITKNYKLISKISRVQGKHMVIEIVEGQFKMNEFSCNDLLRKVRDSYDVSDSKCDGAISYRDCKMMLSDVEFVHNIDTRFECILVRLFPLSCIILKNSVLVVVNENMKMDGFIKDLCRITQFYSRFNADNARNRTVPGSETSNNSSEQSLVGSEESQNTFNFKLPFEICVLECCFITALSHLESDLIVFEEKNKILEDKVYNNKKFKDISIILHDLKHPVSNMNEMSRGFEDLINEILNCDENIKVLEFSNHILHYGSETMRNNLSYRPVNHDLQFLLEYFDQEIEMLCKRARTLDNSLVHIERYINLELAITRNEMMRLDVMCSILGVSFGVGACLSGLFGMNVINGLEQSRYAFTSITLAFLSVLFVAIYVTRVLQVKHRV; encoded by the exons ATGGACAAGGAAAGTGAGACTGCGTTGTCTGACGTAAATAAGCTAATTACCAAGAATTATAAGCTAATTTCTAAGATTTCTAGGGTTCAGGGGAAACACATGGTTATTGAGATTGTTGAGGGCCAGTTTAAGATGAACGAATTTAGCTGTAACGACCTGTTAAGGAAGGTTCGAGACAGTTACGACGTCTCTGACTCCAAGTGCGATGGCGCTATTTCTTACAGGGACTGCAAGATGATGTTGTCTGACGTGGAGTTTGTACACAATATTGACACTCGTTTTGAGTGTATTTTGGTCCGCCTGTTCCCTCTCTCTTGCATAATTCTGAAAAATTCAGTCCTGGTAGTTGTGAACGAGAACATGAAGATGGATGGATTTATCAAGGATTTATGCAGAATTACGCAGTTTTACAGCCGTTTTAACGCAGACAACGCCAGGAATCGCACAGTCCCAGGCTCTGAAACTAGTAATAACTCGTCTGAGCAGTCTCTAGTTGGAAGTGAAGAAAGCCAAAACacctttaattttaagttacCCTTTGAAATCTGCGTACTAGAATGCTGCTTCATCACCGCTCTATCGCATCTAGAATCTG ACTTGATAGTGTTTGAGGAgaagaataaaatattggAGGATAAGgtatacaataataaaaagttCAAGGACATTtcaattatattacatgATTTGAAACACCCGGTGTCAAATATGAACGAGATGTCCAGGGGATTTGAGGACCTCATCAACGAAATTCTAAACTGCGACGAAAACATTAAAGTCTTAGAATTCAGTAATCACATCCTACACTACGGATCCGAAACCATGCGCAACAATCTG TCGTATCGCCCTGTGAACCATGACTTGCAGTTTTTGCTGGAGTATTTTGACCAGGAGATAGAAATG ttGTGTAAGAGAGCGAGGACACTGGATAATTCACTGGTTCATATAGAACGCTATATAAACTTGGAATTGGCAATCACAAGGAACGAAATGATGCGTTTAGATGTGATGTGTAGCATTTTGGGCGTGTCATTCGGAGTTGGAGCTTGTCTGTCAG GCCTCTTTGGAATGAATGTGATCAACGGATTAGAACAAAGTCGATACGCTTTTACTTCTATCACGCTAGCCTTTCTGTCGGTGCTATTTGTGGCCATTTACGTGACCAGGGTGCTCCAAGTCAAACATAgggtttaa